ACTAATTGTAGGCTATCTAGCTCCTAGAGTTTAGCTTGGCCTTTGGACATTTTCTCACTGAGATTACACAAGTTGAACTGCTCTGATGAAACCAGGCTACCTGGAATCTATATTTCTTTTCACAGCACAACAATGCTGAATATGTCAGCATATTAGTAAGCTGGCAGTGGCAATAAGGCATGCCTTTTAGGTAACTAGCTCGCTAGTGTTAGACCAAACATTTATAGTGCTGCAttgagataataataataataaggatAATTGTACCTGAATCTATCACGTGTCAGTGATGTTTATGCTGTCATTGATTAGTTTGTTTGACAGTCTCTCTTTAGCACGGCTCACCTGTTGCGAAATCGTTGTGCTTGCTGTTATGGGAGGAGCGCTGGAGTTTTGCTTGCTGTTGTGGAGGACAAGGGTTTAGGGCCAATTTTCATGAGAAATCAACAAAATTAATGTATCATACCGTATCAGtgtttttaaaacattattataTTGTTACCATAATGACTGTTGTTcacatataaaatgaatgtgaagggaaattatttctcaCCTCAGCCATAGAAGGCCCAGAAGCAGTAAAAGAGCTACTACAATAAGGATTCCAATAGCTGCATACTTAGCCAAGCCTTGCCCTGTAAACAGAATATTTAAGTACACTTAAAACACAAtgtttaaaggtaaactatgcagtattggcattttccttactgttttctcaatttttgcttgtttttcgctggctctgtcatgacgaatgtctgagaaactccatcgctacctttttctagccattgcctggcgtgtatgtgtatttgaatgcagtaaagcaattcgttacactcgccagcccacagttgcaagggtggtatttccgctcacaggcgctagggggaagtgaggcggccaccattcaacccgaaaaaagtcatataaccattccaatgactctgaagctgttaaattaaggtaaattaagctaaaaaaaacttgcatattaagctaaaaaataaTACTGACCAATCATTACCCTTATATTTTAGTCCAAGTAGTGGGCTTGGATCATGAACCTTTGGAATATGAGACAGGAGAGCTAGCAAGCATGCTAGTAGTTCTGTTCTGTACGGTGTTTACTCCAAGCTCCAGCATGTCCCTGTTTGATCATCAGTTTTTCAATCACTCTCGTCTCCCTTTGCTGATTCAGCATGATTGAGTTTTGGTTGTCTTCAAGGTCATAGAGAACTTAGGGCAACACaatgggtgtgttcgaaacgggagacagctgcctactgcctccctccctacatagagagctgtctcactagacatgactttggattaaatgcatcttttaaaaatgagcgtagcactctagaatctttggttaacactacggtatgacgttagcaaagtAAGCGTTagcgttaaactaaattagcttacgtaagctagcaggctaacggtataaattagttttacggccggcagatctatgagaccagacgctattaatggttacaacaatggcgtaatcagatagtaaattgtttatttctaatctgtaatctacaaatctaagcaaaataaggtcacacaaatgacattttaaacagattcagcagccattaccgatgtcatccgccatgtttgtttacctttcacagctgtttcagacgttgccgcaagggattatgggtaggagggagcatgaagtgtgcatcgatgctgccttcaaaaatgaccgttatttgggaattctaagatatcttaaaaggcagcagaatttgttttttcgttttcgaaccgcacttgctgccttgctccccagttagatatcttaaaaggcagcaactttacccgtttcgaacacacccaatGACAATGTGGTGATCTGCTGTGGGAGAGGGAGTAGGCTAACACATGTGAATGCTATATTATGCTATGCAACATGCAGTTCCTTACCTACTAGCTTTTTTACTTGTCCATAGTAGTATGTTTACTTGCTCCAAAAAggagaaaataataattttatgaGAGTGCGAAACTCACTCTGACACACTGTGAGGAAAAATCTGAAATCTCAGATTTTCTGAGTAAAATTAGTATTCTCTGTAAAGAGAATAGGCTTTGTCATCATTACAGAGTTTATGAATAACAGTATGCCAGTGAAAAACAGTCTCGAGAGGTGATGTTACCTGCTATTGGCACTGACACAGCAGCTGAGTGCTGTTCACCAACACTATTCTGTGCAACACAGTAGTAGAGTCCACTGGACTCATAGCTGATGTTAGCGACAACGTAACTCTGGCCTCCTCCTAGCAGTGAGATTTGAGTTCCCATCTTCCTGTACCAGGTGTAGGTGTGTACCGGTGGATTGGCATCACTCCGGCAGGTCAGATTCACCGACTCACCCAACACTATTTCACCATAGTGATCCACAAGCACAGCGGTGTTCCGTGGTGCATCTGCCAACAACAAGATCCAAAATAATATTCAGACTTTTTTTCATTTATCTATTCAATTAATTTCAAAGGCATTTTTGTCACTTATAATCAGTTTAACCTTTGTTGACATTCTTAATgacattacatttatttaaacaGTTAACATCCAGTAGCTGCTCTCTCACATACATCTGACATCTAAAGCAGCCTCAGGTGATTGATGTTGTTCATGTCCTCTAACAGCACAGGAGTAGCTGCCTGTATCCTCACTGTTGACTGGGCTTAGGTGGAGGGTGTTGTTGATGGATCTGTGTCTGGTAGGCTGTGTGTTCTTGTACCAGATGAAGGTGGATTTGGCCTTAAGGTTGCAGCTGGGTGTATTACAGGTCAGTGTCACATTGCTTCCCTCGATAACTGTACCAGCAGTCATTGACACCTGGAGATCTGCAAAAATGGCAGGGTTTatgctttattatttattataagtTATGTTATATTCTAAGTTACTTACCTGTGACTGAGATTGTCACCACATCACCAGAGAAGGCCCCTCCTGTTTTGTTTGTCAAGTATCTGAATCGATATTGTCCTGAATCACTTTCTCTCACGTCTCTAATTCTCAGAGTGCAGTTATGCTCCTCAGTACTGAGATGTTCCACTCTGCTCTCGTAGCCTTCCTCCAGACGCAGGTCTATATGCTCCTGACGCTTCTTATCTTCTCTGTACCAGAGTGTTGTGGTGACTGTCTGGTCTGTGGGAAATCCGTATGTGCAGGTAATGTCCACCGTTGAGCTCCTCAAGACACAGAAGCTGGTGGACGAGTAGAACACTCCCCAACAGTCCTTACGTGGAGCATCTAAATCAGAAGATAGGATACATTACATCATTCAACTTAACTTTTTACTCTCATACTTACACACAATTACATCTTGGGTCCTATGCTCTTCAGCCTgtatatgctcccattgggtGACGTTATAAGAAAGCATAACATCTCTTTCCACCTCTATGCAGATGACTCACAGCTGTACTTGCCTCTAAAATCTAGGGACTCCATACAATCTCTCCTGGTCTGTCTTGAAGACATTAGAATTTGGTTGGCTAACAACTTCCTCCAGCTAAATAGCGACAAGACAGAAGTCATCATTTTTGGTCCTCCCAAGGCAAGATGCATTGTAGTGCAAAATTTAGGTCACCTCACCCCATTTATCAAACCCTGTGCCAGAAACCTGGGTGTCATCCTCGACATCCTCAGAACAATCTCCCACCTCAAATCTTTACTATCTCACAATGACCTTGAAAAGTTATTCATGCCTTTATTACATCACGGCTGGATTATTGCAAATCCCTCTACCTTGGCCTCCCCCAGGCCCCCAAGTTCGCAGCTGGTCCAAAATGCAGCTGCGCGTCTTCTAACTGGCACCAGGAGGCTTGAACATATCACCCCTATTCTGGCCTCCTTGCACTGGCTCCCAGTTGTTTTTAGGATTCAGTTTAAAGttgtattatttgtttttaaggcACTTAATGGGCAGGCCCCAACCTACATCACCGACCTTGTACAGCCCTACTCAGCCCAAAGGTCCCTGAGATCCTCAGACAAAGGGCTTCTGCATGTGCCCCACTCACGGCTCAAACAGAGGGGTGATAGAGCCTTTGCAGTTGCCGCTCCACGTCTGTGGAACCAGCTCCCCCTGGATATTAGATctgctccctccatttctgccttCAAATCCAGGCTAAAAACCCATCTTTACTCCCTGGCCTTCCTTGTTCCCTAACCCTGTACTTCTGCTCATCctatgtctgtgttgtgtgcccTGATATTGAAGGTTTCcttatatttatgttttatgttcttATGACTATTGGCTCAATGTGTTTTTCTGTATTATCTGTCGTAGTCTTCATCTTTAGTTGTCcgctgtacagcactttggtcagtttatgctgtgtttaaatgtgctttataaattaaacttacttacttacttacaacacttctgaacacacttctgctgctcttacataacttgcaccactatgccacttgcatacttaggtcaaacagaactaccccatttattggcctgacttttgcactattatattgactgtctactgtatgcacaattgcacattttcaactcaaattttgctgcttttattttcttcattgtatgtgccttcttatttttactttttatattgtttacttgaatgttatgtttgtctgtggacctaattggtcaaatatgtcttgtctccaccgtgggatagtgggaaatgtaatttcgatctctttgtatgtcttgacatgtgaagaaattgacaataaagcagactgactttgactttgatctgAATCAACCTGATTTATCTAATGTTTCTGATACTGACAATCAACCTAACAGACTCCAAAGTTAATGTGTTATCATGAACCTTTACCTTCATCAATTTGAGTGTCCTACAATACGTGTCGATTATATTTCAAGTACAGTACATTGTCAATTATATTTCAAGGCACAACAGGGTATTGAACCTACAACtattcaggctactgcatgctagcccagctccttatagccactacactaccaccgccccaatGAATAAAGATTAAAATGGGTCTGTTTGTCTTGGCTAAGTTAGTGTACCATAGATATTCCCTAGGTTCACAGGGTCCTATTCCCAGATAACATGACCAAGCTCCATATGCTAGCCAGTTCTATAGTCCAATTTCCCAGGGTTTTATGTATTGTCTAGCATAGCATATTATTCAGGCAATAAAAAAGTTTCCCAACCCTGTATTCGCTTCACACAATATGGGTAACTGTTTGAATTGGCCAGCTCTgctatatagtgtgtgtgtgtgtgtgtgtgtatatatatatatacacacacacatatatatattacatgatGGTTGGAGTGATGGCAAAAAACGGGGTGTCTAGAGTCTAGAGATTTCAATATCTTTCATCCTTATACATGTTTTCAAGCCAACGTAGGCCTAGTCTttagcttccaccattgtggTTGAACCTTTTGGTTACCTCTGCAAAAAAAGAGGGGGTTGGGCTGCAATAATAGCTCACTAGCACAACAGGcatatggcaagccgattgagcatttattctgatatcttgttatcaggcataattgttatgtacatttttgtcaactagttaactagtgagccatgtttgtgtgaactagttaactagtgagggccaaaatatgcacactagttaactagtgggagccaaaagggtcactagttaactagtgatcacattttagcttcactagttaactagtgagagccagaaatgtctactagttaactagtaaaggccaaaaatACCATACTAGataggcttttgggtctcactagatGAAGGCAtgtttttggcaaaacaccacactagttaactagttgcagtaggtcaatgtcactgaCAGTGAACCAAAAATGTACACAAGATTTACTAGTGAAGTTGATGCatatttgtccaaactagttcacataaatgtatactagtaaactagttcaagacaaaattcacactagtcaaagTGCCACTCAAATTAACTATTGAATCATTAaatccctatgtccaaatagaacatgcaaactagtgagacttcaattgttccactagttaactagtggacaaaaacggtcagcttgtttgtctttttaggtgtaactagttaactagtgaatggaatatgcatgccactagttaactagtaaggcccacaacaccctcactagaaAACTAGAGGGTATTtttgcctttacatgttaacaagtgaccattttggcatctcactagttaactagtggggctgaaatggccttcactagttaactagtgg
This window of the Alosa alosa isolate M-15738 ecotype Scorff River chromosome 7, AALO_Geno_1.1, whole genome shotgun sequence genome carries:
- the LOC125297011 gene encoding B-cell receptor CD22-like yields the protein MPKKMHGIRCIMLLLCTLGLHAEPPLTVTYSPQNTCVLTGSSVLLTCRYTLPQNYYFKAGFWYKNSSCLQVSEPRIEYYSSSECRVRINNLIPSDSGVYDYRITATDKSSTTLQGKNGVTLSVSDAPRKDCWGVFYSSTSFCVLRSSTVDITCTYGFPTDQTVTTTLWYREDKKRQEHIDLRLEEGYESRVEHLSTEEHNCTLRIRDVRESDSGQYRFRYLTNKTGGAFSGDVVTISVTDLQVSMTAGTVIEGSNVTLTCNTPSCNLKAKSTFIWYKNTQPTRHRSINNTLHLSPVNSEDTGSYSCAVRGHEQHQSPEAALDVRYAPRNTAVLVDHYGEIVLGESVNLTCRSDANPPVHTYTWYRKMGTQISLLGGGQSYVVANISYESSGLYYCVAQNSVGEQHSAAVSVPIAGQGLAKYAAIGILIVVALLLLLGLLWLSKQNSSAPPITASTTISQQQADSSLVYNNVLISDPSCSRNTKADNDVQYASIKFKGSDKAEVGPYADVHRPRTQTTQEDVQYASVNFSRPKDTFQAEEDPVIYSTVNKHPRT